A part of Scleropages formosus chromosome 3, fSclFor1.1, whole genome shotgun sequence genomic DNA contains:
- the LOC108934888 gene encoding uncharacterized protein LOC108934888 isoform X3 has translation MSQAGKILHLYVEVGSVPEVVRRVAGNVEVAGQAALQRIEGQTLESVSLENQKSSRTGNGFSGQDFSPRVSPYKNNLGFQGYPTAMPVDSSAPQRSSLLYDGTDHLLSPAHQNETSWARTENTTAPGTPSGGCTSHGVVSEQDGKRSVVTFSYIERACIKTVESPQSALRKGGLSSFPDSLGRPEEERLMPSYPHKRFSNPIWFDSDNFSCGSSSKPYQASTDQQAHSKDLRRAALDVIGRAATQRALDEFGSPELRRRVANGLNGSGAWHQRHPRCQSWSGSPGLMRGPCKPPESCQTCPDQPQPGLSFPWNPASSQVAPQVSHASAYTAGKLNSVPHETSTLSNYCVPGIPCSVSSSSDSSNLTQRIHSPAGDKLEEGMNQLSGKNGNTPANSPDIARKLAEEATKLSAIFTGVQRFPSPGAVEDVLLLDSAQQPDYLARESQQCLLSENRGPQAAEMNIPVRSQQLPKDAAELKDLSDKHLSLLQMCDNSSPAVQGEWRGNTSGFHQWQDGGESPAIPSRLHRSQPHCGELNSPLRDPRLQRAESLVVSSPTLHRYQAPQYTGGSWALDQDLWQESRYDEGARNAVDTARRMYWESNVELPQQEWGCMKKDERTESAYPVSQTGLNVSNSSSALLQKQAEWRRREALLLGPVALDYTQAGSALDAEEPPEVDGGGPQGSSRSSSGVTGSLGDGDCLSPESSQSSPRGSEAGQATSGIQSDSGPSAVGPSLHSQKIARAKWEFLFGTSAEGAGSKDIPDAATAPPSGTCSESQTPTPPSSLPLVLLSGHDVQHVEVELVTPPPAAVGASPKTGIIRRTVKYSETDLDAVPLRCYRETDIDEVLAEQEEADSAFGSNRSVIGTSGTGSSPLGAAFYEHLRREEEQEEEEEEEEEGEEEEEESLDLEGEEDEEVADWASVRMQGDRKRQQVCQEEDDIFSRLLNRPLDDNFDPPALKSPLLVPGPWPSSEEVGLDTFSRHFESIVESHRAKGTSYSSLDNASLMTSSSPTGFTFDPPTLTPEAPGRCFQSARQIAELAFAPLAWSERGPSASDSSDATRAPSSERLSSEGAPSLGSLGPLESWHGVLSCREKLELDRDLSERLGLGSTDTLTNGNKADLEAAKRLAKRLYHLDGFRRSDVAPHLSKNNDFSRMVAEEYLGFFDFTNQTIDQALRAFLREFALMGETQERERVLSHFSRRYLQCNPGTVPCEDSVHALTCALMLLNTDLHGQNIGRRMSCMQFISNLEGMNDGQDFPKEMLKALYNSIKNEKLQWTV, from the exons ATGTCCCAAGCAGGTAAAATCCTTCACCTATATGTGGAAGTGGGGTCAGTGCCTGAGGTGGTGAGGAGAGTGGCTGGCAATGTGGAGGTGGCTGGTCAAGCTGCATTGCAGAGAATAGAAGGCCAGACACTGGAATCAGTCTCTCTTGAAAACCAGAAATCCAGCCGTACAGGGAATGGGTTTAGCGGACAGGACTTCAGTCCGAGGGTATCTCCATACAAGAATAACCTTGGCTTCCAAGGCTACCCAACAGCAATGCCAGTTGATAGCTCAGCCCCTCAGAGATCAAGCCTGCTTTATGATGGGACTGATCACCTCCTTTCCCCAGCACACCAAAATGAGACCAGTTGGGCAAGAACTGAAAATACCACAGCCCCAGGAACACCTTCTGGTGGGTGCACATCCCATGGAGTAGTGTCAGAGCAAGATGGAAAGCGATCTGTTGTCACCTTCAGTTACATTGAGAGGGCCTGCATCAAGACGGTTGAAAGTCCCCAGAGTGCCTTGCGCAAAGGTGGGCTCTCAAGCTTCCCCGATTCCCTTGGTAGGCCTGAAGAAGAAAGGCTAATGCCTTCTTACCCTCACAAGAGGTTCAGCAACCCTATCTGGTTTGACAGCGACAACTTCTCCTGTGGCTCCAGTTCAAAACCATATCAGGCTTCCACGGACCAGCAGGCTCACTCCAAAGATCTCCGCAGAGCTGCCCTTGATGTCATCGGGAGAGCTGCAACGCAAAGAGCATTGGATGAGTTTGGTTCTCCAGAGCTGAGACGCAGGGTGGCCAATGGGCTCAATGGCTCCGGTGCCTGGCACCAGCGGCATCCCCGCTGTCAATCCTGGTCGGGCTCCCCAGGCCTAATGCGAGGTCCCTGTAAGCCACCAGAATCTTGCCAAACCTGCCCAGACCAGCCACAGCCTGGACTCAGTTTTCCCTGGAATCCAGCAAGTAGTCAGGTAGCCCCCCAAGTCAGCCATGCCAGTGCATATACAGCCGGGAAGCTGAACTCTGTTCCTCACGAAACATCCACGCTGAGTAACTACTGTGTTCCTGGCATTCCGTGTTCTGTGTCCAGTTCCAGTGACAGTTCAAACTTGACCCAAAGGATCCACAGCCCTGCAGGCGATAAATTAGAGGAAGGGATGAACCAGCTGAGTGGAAAAAACGGAAACACACCAGCCAACAGTCCTGACATAGCACGCAAATTAGCAGAAGAGGCCACTAAATTATCAGCAATATTTACTGGGGTGCAGAGGTTCCCATCACCCGGTGCTGTAGAAGATGTCCTCTTGTTGGATAGTGCTCAGCAACCGGATTACCTGGCACGGGAATCACAGCAGTGCCTCCTTTCCGAGAACAGGGGTCCTCAGGCAGCTGAGATGAACATTCCTGTTCGGAGCCAGCAGCTGCCTAAAGATGCTGCCGAATTAAAGGATCTCTCAGACAAACACTTGTCACTCTTGCAGATGTGCGACAACAGCTCCCCAGCtgtgcagggtgagtggagAGGCAATACCTCAGGCTTTCATCAGTGGCAGGATGGCGGAGAGTCACCTGCCATACCCTCAAGGCTGCATCGGTCCCAGCCACACTGCGGGGAGCTGAACTCCCCCCTCAGAGACCCCCGTTTGCAAAGGGCAGAGAGCCTAGTAGTCAGTAGCCCCACCCTCCATCGCTATCAAGCCCCGCAATATACGGGAGGAAGCTGGGCACTGGACCAAGACCTATGGCAGGAGTCAAGGTATGATGAGGGAGCGAGAAATGCAGTGGACACAGCCAGAAGGATGTACTGGGAGTCTAATGTGGAGTTGCCCCAGCAGGAATGGGGGTGTATGAAGAAAGACGAGAGGACTGAGAGTGCATATCCAGTATCCCAAACTGGACTGAACGTTAGCAACTCCTCCTCAGCCCTGCTGCAGAAACAAGCtgagtggaggaggagggaggccCTGTTGCTCGGCCCGGTGGCACTGGACTACACCCAGGCCGGGTCAGCCTTAGATGCCGAGGAACCCCCAGAAGTAGACGGGGGCGGGCCACAGGGGTCCTCCCGCAGCTCCAGCGGAGTTACTGGCAGTCTGGGAGACGGTGACTGCCTCTCCCCGGAATCTAGCCAGTCCAGCCCAAGGGGCAGCGAGGCAGGACAGGCCACGTCCGGCATACAG TCGGACAGCGGGCCGTCCGCCGTAGGCCCTTCTCTCCACTCGCAGAAGATTGCCCGTGCCAAGTGGGAGTTTCTCTTTGGGACGTCGGCTGAAGGTGCGGGGAGTAAAG ATATTCCAGATGCTGCTACGGCGCCCCCTAGTGGTACCTGCAGCGAGTCACAGACTCCGACGCCACCCAGCTCCTTGCCTTTGGTGTTGCTGTCAGGCCACGACGTTCAACATGTGGAGGTGGAGCTTGTAACCCCTCCTCCAGCGGCGGTGGGGGCATCACCCAAGACCGGCATCATCCGACGCACGGTGAAATACTCTGAGACGGACCTGGATGCGGTACCGCTGCGATGCTACCGTGAGACAGACATCGATGAGGTGCTGGCAGAGCAGGAAGAAGCAGACTCGGCATTCGGCAGCAATCGCAGCGTAATCGGCACCTCGGGCACTGGGAGCAGCCCCCTGGGAGCTGCCTTCTACGAGCATCTCCGCAGGGaggaggaacaggaggaggaggaggaggaggaggaggagggagaggaggaggaggaggagagcctTGAtctggaaggggaggaggatgaagaggtGGCTGACTGGGCCAGTGTGAGGATGCAGGGAGACAGGAAGAGACAGCAGGTCTGTCAGGAAGAGGATGACATCTTTAGCAGACTTTTAAACAG ACCCTTAGACGATAACTTCGACCCCCCGGCCTTGAAGTCCCCCCTCCTGGTACCGGGTCCCTGGCCGTCCTCGGAGGAAGTGGGGCTGGACACGTTCAGCCGGCACTTTGAGAGCATTGTAGAGTCGCACCGTGCCAAGGGCACGTCCTACAGCAGCCTGGACAACGCCAGCCTGATGACCTCCAGCAGTCCAACGGGCTTCACCTTCGATCCACCCACTCTGACCCCCGAAGCACCAGGGCGCTGCTTCCAGAGCGCACGTCAAATCGCCGAGCTGGCCTTTGCTCCGCTGGCATGGAGCGAGCGTGGCCCCAGCGCGTCTGACTCCTCTGATGCCACGCGGGCCCCTTCCAGCGAGAGGCTGAGCAGCGAGGGGGCCCCTTCACTCGGCAGCCTGGGGCCCTTGGAGAGCTGGCATGGAGTCTTGTCCTGCAG ggagAAGCTGGAGTTGGATCGGGACCTGAGTGAGCGCCTGGGCCTTGGCAGCACCGATACCCTCACCAACGGCAACAAGGCCGACCTGGAGGCGGCCAAACGGCTGGCCAAGCGACTCTACCACCTGGATGGCTTCCGGAGGTCTGACGTGGCCCCGCACCTAAGCAAGAA CAACGACTTCAGCCGCATGGTCGCCGAGGAGTATCTGGGTTTCTTTGATTTCACCAATCAGACTATTGACCAGGCACTCCG AGCTTTCCTGAGGGAGTTCGCACTCATGGGGGAGACGCAGGAGCGCGAGCGGGTGCTGTCCCACTTCTCCAGGAGGTACCTCCAGTGCAACCCGGGAACCGTTCCGTGTGAGG ACAGTGTCCATGCCCTCACCTGTGCCCTGATGTTGCTCAACACTGACCTGCATGGCCAG AACATTGGCAGGAGGATGTCCTGCATGCAGTTCATCAGCAACCTGGAGGGCATGAACGACGGACAGGATTTCCCCAAAGAGATGCTCAAG GCGCTGTACAATTCCATCAAGAACGAGAAGCTACAGTGGACCGTGTAG
- the LOC108934888 gene encoding uncharacterized protein LOC108934888 isoform X2, with product MSQAGKILHLYVEVGSVPEVVRRVAGNVEVAGQAALQRIEGQTLESVSLENQKSSRTGNGFSGQDFSPRVSPYKNNLGFQGYPTAMPVDSSAPQRSSLLYDGTDHLLSPAHQNETSWARTENTTAPGTPSGGCTSHGVVSEQDGKRSVVTFSYIERACIKTVESPQSALRKGGLSSFPDSLGRPEEERLMPSYPHKRFSNPIWFDSDNFSCGSSSKPYQASTDQQAHSKDLRRAALDVIGRAATQRALDEFGSPELRRRVANGLNGSGAWHQRHPRCQSWSGSPGLMRGPCKPPESCQTCPDQPQPGLSFPWNPASSQVAPQVSHASAYTAGKLNSVPHETSTLSNYCVPGIPCSVSSSSDSSNLTQRIHSPAGDKLEEGMNQLSGKNGNTPANSPDIARKLAEEATKLSAIFTGVQRFPSPGAVEDVLLLDSAQQPDYLARESQQCLLSENRGPQAAEMNIPVRSQQLPKDAAELKDLSDKHLSLLQMCDNSSPAVQGEWRGNTSGFHQWQDGGESPAIPSRLHRSQPHCGELNSPLRDPRLQRAESLVVSSPTLHRYQAPQYTGGSWALDQDLWQESRYDEGARNAVDTARRMYWESNVELPQQEWGCMKKDERTESAYPVSQTGLNVSNSSSALLQKQAEWRRREALLLGPVALDYTQAGSALDAEEPPEVDGGGPQGSSRSSSGVTGSLGDGDCLSPESSQSSPRGSEAGQATSGIQSDSGPSAVGPSLHSQKIARAKWEFLFGTSAEGAGSKDIPDAATAPPSGTCSESQTPTPPSSLPLVLLSGHDVQHVEVELVTPPPAAVGASPKTGIIRRTVKYSETDLDAVPLRCYRETDIDEVLAEQEEADSAFGSNRSVIGTSGTGSSPLGAAFYEHLRREEEQEEEEEEEEEGEEEEEESLDLEGEEDEEVADWASVRMQGDRKRQQVCQEEDDIFSRLLNRPLDDNFDPPALKSPLLVPGPWPSSEEVGLDTFSRHFESIVESHRAKGTSYSSLDNASLMTSSSPTGFTFDPPTLTPEAPGRCFQSARQIAELAFAPLAWSERGPSASDSSDATRAPSSERLSSEGAPSLGSLGPLESWHGVLSCREKLELDRDLSERLGLGSTDTLTNGNKADLEAAKRLAKRLYHLDGFRRSDVAPHLSKNNDFSRMVAEEYLGFFDFTNQTIDQALRAFLREFALMGETQERERVLSHFSRRYLQCNPGTVPCEDSVHALTCALMLLNTDLHGQNIGRRMSCMQFISNLEGMNDGQDFPKEMLKALYNSIKNEKLQWTVDEEGLRKSFSELGDGRGNSTSRSTKRSAGGSGGSLAGVTPQPGAPLYKTGFLVRKVHADSDGKRTPRGKRGWKTFCAVLKGLILYLQKGEYQPEKQPSDEDLKNAVSIHHSLAMRAADYSKRPNVFYLRTADWRVYLFQAPADAVLDHSHQHGGSHVLGTALPGGNRLPEEVQPASAAGGYLEALPGGAASSP from the exons ATGTCCCAAGCAGGTAAAATCCTTCACCTATATGTGGAAGTGGGGTCAGTGCCTGAGGTGGTGAGGAGAGTGGCTGGCAATGTGGAGGTGGCTGGTCAAGCTGCATTGCAGAGAATAGAAGGCCAGACACTGGAATCAGTCTCTCTTGAAAACCAGAAATCCAGCCGTACAGGGAATGGGTTTAGCGGACAGGACTTCAGTCCGAGGGTATCTCCATACAAGAATAACCTTGGCTTCCAAGGCTACCCAACAGCAATGCCAGTTGATAGCTCAGCCCCTCAGAGATCAAGCCTGCTTTATGATGGGACTGATCACCTCCTTTCCCCAGCACACCAAAATGAGACCAGTTGGGCAAGAACTGAAAATACCACAGCCCCAGGAACACCTTCTGGTGGGTGCACATCCCATGGAGTAGTGTCAGAGCAAGATGGAAAGCGATCTGTTGTCACCTTCAGTTACATTGAGAGGGCCTGCATCAAGACGGTTGAAAGTCCCCAGAGTGCCTTGCGCAAAGGTGGGCTCTCAAGCTTCCCCGATTCCCTTGGTAGGCCTGAAGAAGAAAGGCTAATGCCTTCTTACCCTCACAAGAGGTTCAGCAACCCTATCTGGTTTGACAGCGACAACTTCTCCTGTGGCTCCAGTTCAAAACCATATCAGGCTTCCACGGACCAGCAGGCTCACTCCAAAGATCTCCGCAGAGCTGCCCTTGATGTCATCGGGAGAGCTGCAACGCAAAGAGCATTGGATGAGTTTGGTTCTCCAGAGCTGAGACGCAGGGTGGCCAATGGGCTCAATGGCTCCGGTGCCTGGCACCAGCGGCATCCCCGCTGTCAATCCTGGTCGGGCTCCCCAGGCCTAATGCGAGGTCCCTGTAAGCCACCAGAATCTTGCCAAACCTGCCCAGACCAGCCACAGCCTGGACTCAGTTTTCCCTGGAATCCAGCAAGTAGTCAGGTAGCCCCCCAAGTCAGCCATGCCAGTGCATATACAGCCGGGAAGCTGAACTCTGTTCCTCACGAAACATCCACGCTGAGTAACTACTGTGTTCCTGGCATTCCGTGTTCTGTGTCCAGTTCCAGTGACAGTTCAAACTTGACCCAAAGGATCCACAGCCCTGCAGGCGATAAATTAGAGGAAGGGATGAACCAGCTGAGTGGAAAAAACGGAAACACACCAGCCAACAGTCCTGACATAGCACGCAAATTAGCAGAAGAGGCCACTAAATTATCAGCAATATTTACTGGGGTGCAGAGGTTCCCATCACCCGGTGCTGTAGAAGATGTCCTCTTGTTGGATAGTGCTCAGCAACCGGATTACCTGGCACGGGAATCACAGCAGTGCCTCCTTTCCGAGAACAGGGGTCCTCAGGCAGCTGAGATGAACATTCCTGTTCGGAGCCAGCAGCTGCCTAAAGATGCTGCCGAATTAAAGGATCTCTCAGACAAACACTTGTCACTCTTGCAGATGTGCGACAACAGCTCCCCAGCtgtgcagggtgagtggagAGGCAATACCTCAGGCTTTCATCAGTGGCAGGATGGCGGAGAGTCACCTGCCATACCCTCAAGGCTGCATCGGTCCCAGCCACACTGCGGGGAGCTGAACTCCCCCCTCAGAGACCCCCGTTTGCAAAGGGCAGAGAGCCTAGTAGTCAGTAGCCCCACCCTCCATCGCTATCAAGCCCCGCAATATACGGGAGGAAGCTGGGCACTGGACCAAGACCTATGGCAGGAGTCAAGGTATGATGAGGGAGCGAGAAATGCAGTGGACACAGCCAGAAGGATGTACTGGGAGTCTAATGTGGAGTTGCCCCAGCAGGAATGGGGGTGTATGAAGAAAGACGAGAGGACTGAGAGTGCATATCCAGTATCCCAAACTGGACTGAACGTTAGCAACTCCTCCTCAGCCCTGCTGCAGAAACAAGCtgagtggaggaggagggaggccCTGTTGCTCGGCCCGGTGGCACTGGACTACACCCAGGCCGGGTCAGCCTTAGATGCCGAGGAACCCCCAGAAGTAGACGGGGGCGGGCCACAGGGGTCCTCCCGCAGCTCCAGCGGAGTTACTGGCAGTCTGGGAGACGGTGACTGCCTCTCCCCGGAATCTAGCCAGTCCAGCCCAAGGGGCAGCGAGGCAGGACAGGCCACGTCCGGCATACAG TCGGACAGCGGGCCGTCCGCCGTAGGCCCTTCTCTCCACTCGCAGAAGATTGCCCGTGCCAAGTGGGAGTTTCTCTTTGGGACGTCGGCTGAAGGTGCGGGGAGTAAAG ATATTCCAGATGCTGCTACGGCGCCCCCTAGTGGTACCTGCAGCGAGTCACAGACTCCGACGCCACCCAGCTCCTTGCCTTTGGTGTTGCTGTCAGGCCACGACGTTCAACATGTGGAGGTGGAGCTTGTAACCCCTCCTCCAGCGGCGGTGGGGGCATCACCCAAGACCGGCATCATCCGACGCACGGTGAAATACTCTGAGACGGACCTGGATGCGGTACCGCTGCGATGCTACCGTGAGACAGACATCGATGAGGTGCTGGCAGAGCAGGAAGAAGCAGACTCGGCATTCGGCAGCAATCGCAGCGTAATCGGCACCTCGGGCACTGGGAGCAGCCCCCTGGGAGCTGCCTTCTACGAGCATCTCCGCAGGGaggaggaacaggaggaggaggaggaggaggaggaggagggagaggaggaggaggaggagagcctTGAtctggaaggggaggaggatgaagaggtGGCTGACTGGGCCAGTGTGAGGATGCAGGGAGACAGGAAGAGACAGCAGGTCTGTCAGGAAGAGGATGACATCTTTAGCAGACTTTTAAACAG ACCCTTAGACGATAACTTCGACCCCCCGGCCTTGAAGTCCCCCCTCCTGGTACCGGGTCCCTGGCCGTCCTCGGAGGAAGTGGGGCTGGACACGTTCAGCCGGCACTTTGAGAGCATTGTAGAGTCGCACCGTGCCAAGGGCACGTCCTACAGCAGCCTGGACAACGCCAGCCTGATGACCTCCAGCAGTCCAACGGGCTTCACCTTCGATCCACCCACTCTGACCCCCGAAGCACCAGGGCGCTGCTTCCAGAGCGCACGTCAAATCGCCGAGCTGGCCTTTGCTCCGCTGGCATGGAGCGAGCGTGGCCCCAGCGCGTCTGACTCCTCTGATGCCACGCGGGCCCCTTCCAGCGAGAGGCTGAGCAGCGAGGGGGCCCCTTCACTCGGCAGCCTGGGGCCCTTGGAGAGCTGGCATGGAGTCTTGTCCTGCAG ggagAAGCTGGAGTTGGATCGGGACCTGAGTGAGCGCCTGGGCCTTGGCAGCACCGATACCCTCACCAACGGCAACAAGGCCGACCTGGAGGCGGCCAAACGGCTGGCCAAGCGACTCTACCACCTGGATGGCTTCCGGAGGTCTGACGTGGCCCCGCACCTAAGCAAGAA CAACGACTTCAGCCGCATGGTCGCCGAGGAGTATCTGGGTTTCTTTGATTTCACCAATCAGACTATTGACCAGGCACTCCG AGCTTTCCTGAGGGAGTTCGCACTCATGGGGGAGACGCAGGAGCGCGAGCGGGTGCTGTCCCACTTCTCCAGGAGGTACCTCCAGTGCAACCCGGGAACCGTTCCGTGTGAGG ACAGTGTCCATGCCCTCACCTGTGCCCTGATGTTGCTCAACACTGACCTGCATGGCCAG AACATTGGCAGGAGGATGTCCTGCATGCAGTTCATCAGCAACCTGGAGGGCATGAACGACGGACAGGATTTCCCCAAAGAGATGCTCAAG GCGCTGTACAATTCCATCAAGAACGAGAAGCTACAGTGGACCGT GGATGAGGAGGGGCTGCGCAAGTCCTTCTCGGAGCTGGGCGATGGCCGAGGCAACTCAACGTCCCGGAGCACGAAGCGGAGTGCTGGCGGAAGTGGGGGGTCCCTGGCAGGAGTGACTCCACAGCCCGGTGCCCCCCTCTACAAGACTGGCTTCCTTGTGCGCAAAGTCCACGCTGACTCCGATGGCAAAAGAA CTCCACGGGGAAAGAGAGGGTGGAAAACGTTCTGTGCCGTCCTGAAGGGACTCATTCTATACCTGCAGAAG